A stretch of Campylobacter showae DNA encodes these proteins:
- a CDS encoding NapH/MauN family ferredoxin-type protein: MDKYSTRCTVSKVDFFDTLTIKNGEGKKSLSWRGRRLVVIALVHTLFVLSYRADIQILEGDISGSRILGFHLTDAFMSFQVFAATHEFPINLIIGTATILLFYALVGGRAFCGWICPYTFLGEIGEKIHENLAAKKIIKRREFDPKWRYVFTALFIAMSFASSQLVFEIFSVTGIVSRFVIYGYFHAIWFAVFILLVEIFYSRRGWCRYVCPIGATYSLLTRTNAVKVSWNKDRCDHCLVCIDTCLVPHVLEITKKNAKLDGDENKKEFRLVGGDCTLCGRCIDVCHHDALKFDNGFKKLI, encoded by the coding sequence ATGGATAAATATAGCACGCGTTGCACGGTCTCGAAGGTCGATTTTTTCGATACGCTGACGATAAAAAACGGCGAGGGCAAAAAAAGCCTCAGCTGGCGAGGACGCCGCCTCGTCGTGATCGCGCTAGTGCATACTTTGTTCGTGCTTTCTTACCGCGCGGATATTCAAATTTTAGAAGGCGACATCAGCGGATCAAGGATTTTGGGATTTCATTTGACCGACGCTTTTATGAGTTTTCAGGTGTTTGCCGCGACGCACGAGTTTCCGATAAATTTGATCATCGGCACGGCTACGATTTTACTTTTTTACGCGCTCGTGGGCGGTCGAGCGTTTTGCGGCTGGATTTGCCCTTATACTTTTTTGGGCGAGATCGGCGAGAAAATCCACGAAAATTTAGCCGCTAAAAAGATAATCAAACGCCGCGAGTTCGATCCCAAATGGCGCTACGTCTTTACCGCGCTTTTTATCGCGATGAGTTTTGCTAGCTCGCAGCTCGTGTTTGAGATATTTAGCGTGACGGGTATAGTGTCTAGGTTCGTCATCTACGGCTATTTTCACGCGATTTGGTTTGCGGTTTTTATACTTTTAGTCGAGATTTTCTACTCCCGCAGAGGCTGGTGCCGCTACGTCTGCCCCATCGGCGCGACGTACTCGCTGCTAACCCGCACCAACGCCGTTAAAGTTAGCTGGAACAAAGATCGCTGCGACCACTGTTTGGTCTGCATCGATACCTGTCTCGTGCCGCACGTGCTAGAGATCACGAAGAAAAACGCTAAACTAGACGGCGACGAAAATAAAAAAGAATTTCGTCTCGTGGGCGGCGACTGCACGCTTTGCGGGCGCTGTATCGACGTGTGCCACCACGACGCGCTGAAATTCGACAACGGCTTTAAAAAGCTCATCTAA
- a CDS encoding c-type cytochrome, whose product MGKKIAIIFGVLVLALMVFMLTSQPSAPVKDASRPELKPAQQTQPKVVNEELNLQDSEEIKKIKQLQNSVANQPSEGVSKRYLTSCAPCHGANGKGVMAPKISGKSKDEILARLKDYKENKVPNSLMKGLLNNVSDEDLGLLADEISKFKE is encoded by the coding sequence ATGGGAAAGAAAATAGCGATAATCTTTGGAGTTTTGGTACTTGCACTCATGGTTTTTATGCTGACTAGCCAGCCCTCAGCACCCGTAAAGGACGCTAGCAGGCCCGAGCTAAAGCCGGCGCAGCAAACGCAGCCAAAGGTCGTAAACGAAGAGCTAAATTTGCAAGATAGCGAAGAGATCAAAAAGATAAAACAGCTACAAAACAGCGTAGCAAATCAGCCAAGCGAGGGCGTTAGCAAACGATACCTAACATCCTGCGCGCCTTGTCACGGAGCAAACGGCAAGGGCGTAATGGCGCCTAAAATCTCAGGCAAAAGCAAGGACGAAATTTTAGCTAGGCTAAAAGACTACAAAGAAAATAAAGTACCAAACAGCCTAATGAAGGGACTTTTAAACAACGTATCAGACGAGGATTTAGGCTTGTTAGCTGATGAAATTTCAAAATTTAAAGAGTAG
- a CDS encoding c-type cytochrome: MRNKILGCLVALAAAMLITGCESKDDKKSATQAAKTQATPAASGMIETQKADSNATAQKDYDQFMTYDINGKKRVKFGLDDEETETSRSVGALAMVRSPLQSINLKLIKGRLSKDFIVKCSACHDDYANGIIGPSLLNKTSDQIYDMIAAYKSKQKANPLMKDLVQTLDEAQIRALANEISEFNEQFRKK; the protein is encoded by the coding sequence ATGAGAAATAAAATTTTAGGCTGTCTCGTCGCCCTCGCTGCTGCCATGCTGATAACGGGCTGCGAGAGCAAAGATGATAAAAAAAGCGCGACGCAAGCGGCAAAAACGCAAGCGACGCCCGCCGCCTCAGGCATGATAGAGACGCAAAAAGCAGACTCAAACGCAACCGCGCAAAAAGACTACGATCAGTTTATGACCTACGATATAAACGGCAAAAAGAGAGTCAAATTTGGCCTGGACGACGAGGAGACCGAAACTAGCCGCTCGGTAGGCGCACTAGCGATGGTGCGAAGCCCGCTGCAAAGCATAAATTTAAAACTCATCAAAGGGCGGCTTAGCAAGGACTTTATCGTAAAATGCTCCGCCTGTCACGATGACTACGCCAACGGTATCATCGGCCCGTCGCTGCTAAATAAAACCTCGGATCAAATTTACGACATGATCGCCGCGTATAAGAGCAAGCAAAAGGCAAATCCGCTGATGAAAGACCTAGTCCAAACCCTAGACGAGGCGCAAATCCGCGCCCTAGCAAACGAAATCAGCGAATTTAACGAGCAATTTAGAAAAAAATAG
- a CDS encoding 4Fe-4S dicluster domain-containing protein produces MNRRNFIALTAGAAAAGYGIGYFLPKTRADELFLRPPGAVKNFESLCIKCGQCVQVCPYHSIGLLDIAQGYSNGTSYIDAHERGCYLCDLFPCVLACPSGALDHATTQISDVKMGVGVLRGREACLAYKNENVNLNGITKMLERKIYNDREQAVKDAVQNSVDKPCDLCVSLCPVGDVAIAMAKSDGRNLPEFKQGCVGCGVCAEVCPAQIIDIAPNRGYDEIYKG; encoded by the coding sequence ATGAATAGACGAAATTTTATCGCCCTAACGGCAGGCGCGGCGGCCGCAGGCTACGGCATCGGATATTTTTTACCCAAAACGCGCGCGGACGAGCTTTTTTTGCGGCCTCCCGGAGCGGTTAAAAATTTCGAATCGCTCTGTATAAAATGCGGCCAATGCGTGCAGGTCTGTCCATATCACAGCATCGGGTTGCTAGACATCGCGCAGGGCTACTCAAACGGCACGTCCTATATCGACGCGCACGAGCGAGGCTGCTATCTGTGCGACCTTTTCCCTTGTGTTTTGGCCTGTCCCAGCGGCGCGCTAGATCACGCTACGACGCAGATCAGCGACGTAAAGATGGGCGTGGGCGTGCTGCGAGGACGCGAGGCCTGTCTAGCGTACAAAAACGAAAACGTAAATTTAAACGGCATTACGAAAATGCTTGAGCGTAAAATTTACAACGACCGCGAGCAAGCCGTAAAAGACGCCGTCCAAAATAGCGTGGACAAGCCCTGTGATCTATGCGTGAGCCTCTGTCCGGTCGGAGACGTCGCCATAGCGATGGCTAAAAGCGACGGGCGAAATTTGCCCGAATTTAAACAAGGTTGCGTCGGATGCGGCGTGTGCGCCGAGGTTTGCCCGGCACAGATCATCGACATAGCGCCAAACCGCGGCTATGATGAAATTTACAAAGGATAA
- a CDS encoding nitrous oxide reductase family maturation protein NosD yields the protein MKFKLLLFFALNLTAFAGPLQDAINAAEPGDILRLNDGLYEGNIIVDKPLSIIGKSDGAVIRGDRKSSVIKVTAKNVKLINLNIEGSGTSQMNLDAGISCAKGNNILVEKNRFKDVLFGIELSECNQAVIRDNNITSKEGFDVPRRGDAVRAWYSHENLIERNYVYNSRDIVAWFSSNNIIRKNYGQNNRYAVHTMYSAGNLIEDNEFSGGAVGMYFMFSTNSLVRRNVIINSNGAFGVGIALKDTSGFTVSENTFLYNSRGIYSDRSPLNPGTVNLIENNQILYNVIGLQMHATQEKSVFKGNDFIGNMETAINDTPGSKIELNEWSGNYFDEYEGLDVDRDGIGDTPYLHFVYADKLWQYYPALRFFYGSTVISGLNFLAKLAPFSEPLKLLEDGSPKMRPNNAEKATL from the coding sequence ATGAAATTTAAGCTTTTGCTCTTTTTCGCGCTAAATTTGACGGCCTTCGCCGGTCCGCTGCAAGACGCTATAAACGCTGCGGAACCGGGCGACATCTTGCGCCTAAACGACGGACTTTATGAGGGAAATATAATCGTCGATAAGCCGCTCTCGATAATAGGCAAAAGCGATGGCGCCGTGATACGAGGCGACCGCAAATCAAGCGTGATAAAAGTAACGGCAAAAAACGTAAAGCTCATAAATTTAAACATCGAAGGCAGCGGCACGAGCCAGATGAACCTAGATGCGGGCATAAGCTGCGCAAAGGGCAATAATATTTTAGTCGAGAAAAACCGCTTTAAAGACGTGCTTTTCGGTATCGAGCTATCAGAATGCAACCAAGCCGTCATCAGAGATAACAACATCACCTCAAAAGAGGGCTTTGACGTGCCTAGACGCGGCGACGCCGTGCGCGCGTGGTATTCGCACGAAAACTTAATCGAGCGCAACTACGTCTATAACAGCCGCGACATCGTAGCGTGGTTTTCCAGCAACAACATAATCCGCAAGAACTACGGACAAAACAACCGCTACGCCGTGCATACGATGTACTCTGCGGGTAACCTCATCGAGGATAACGAATTTAGCGGGGGTGCAGTGGGGATGTATTTTATGTTTTCTACGAATTCCCTCGTGCGCCGAAACGTGATAATCAACTCAAACGGAGCCTTTGGCGTGGGTATCGCGCTAAAAGATACCTCGGGCTTTACCGTGAGCGAAAATACCTTTTTGTATAACTCGCGCGGCATCTACTCCGACCGCTCGCCGCTAAATCCGGGCACCGTAAATTTGATCGAAAATAATCAAATTTTATACAACGTCATCGGGCTGCAAATGCACGCGACGCAGGAAAAAAGCGTGTTTAAGGGTAATGATTTTATCGGCAACATGGAAACGGCTATCAACGACACGCCCGGCTCAAAGATCGAGCTAAACGAGTGGAGCGGTAATTATTTCGACGAATACGAGGGACTCGACGTCGATAGAGACGGTATCGGCGATACGCCATACTTGCACTTCGTTTACGCCGACAAGCTTTGGCAGTACTATCCGGCTCTGCGCTTTTTCTACGGTTCTACCGTGATTAGCGGGCTAAATTTCCTAGCTAAGCTTGCGCCGTTTTCCGAGCCGCTTAAGCTTTTAGAGGACGGCTCTCCTAAAATGCGCCCCAATAACGCCGAAAAGGCAACGCTATGA
- the nosZ gene encoding Sec-dependent nitrous-oxide reductase translates to MNKLLSCGIVAAAGLAFSVSSACAADSDLQAIMKARGLTEKDILAAAKTYQPSGKKDDYIVFSSGGQSGQVMVYGVPSMRIYKYIGVFTPEPWQGYGYDEESKAILKSGAIRGKQITWGDTHHPALTEKNGEYVGDYLFINDKANPRIAVINLHDFETTQIVVNPIVKSEHGGSFITPNSEYVIEAAQYAAPLDNGYHSIDEYESAYRGAVTFWKFDYPKGKIDEKASFSLELPPYWQDLSDAGKGESFGWAFTNSINSEMYTGGIEKGLPPFEAGASRNDTDYLHIYNWQILEKLAQDKKNYMEINGHRVVTIDAAVKAGALFLIPEPKSPHGVDVTPDGRYIVIGGKLDTHATVYDFKKIKNLIDKKEFAGTDPYGIPVLDMAKSLQGQVELGLGPLHNSFDEKDGIIYTSLYVDSQIVKWDYKNLKVLDRINVHYNIGHLDTMEGKSSKPKGKYAIALDKLSIDRFNPVGPLHPQNHQLIDIAGSKMELLYDMPIPLGEPHDVVSIAASKLKPATTYAMGTNSRTGKESPFATLAGQERVERNGKNVTVYATMIRSHINPEHIEVNKGDNVTIHLTNLERAQDETHGFTVDLYNIHASLEPGKTATVNFVADEEGVFPYYCTEFCSALHLEMMGYLLVKDPNKKYESAKASKLKTLSPEALKAEYDKVIATNKATDEVIQSVVTYLKEKHYEKYPKVKELVTDALDQYGKIPEVKAKADEAYKKGDVNGAILWEYQVWQYMVKTADVGLRAKNNLAKEIATPMSPAAAKGEEAYLKGGCNGCHVIGQVSSGPDLTGVLLRHENGEKWVFDFIKDPAKFYGDEYIKSMIDYFNLRMPNQHMSDQEIKDIIEYLKWIDENAGM, encoded by the coding sequence ATGAACAAACTACTTAGTTGCGGTATCGTTGCGGCTGCGGGCCTCGCGTTTTCCGTTAGCAGTGCGTGTGCGGCGGATAGCGATTTGCAAGCTATCATGAAAGCGCGCGGGCTAACGGAAAAAGACATCCTAGCGGCCGCTAAAACATATCAGCCAAGCGGTAAAAAAGACGACTACATCGTATTTTCCTCAGGAGGCCAAAGCGGACAGGTAATGGTTTACGGCGTGCCTTCAATGAGGATTTACAAGTATATCGGCGTCTTTACGCCCGAGCCTTGGCAGGGATACGGCTACGACGAGGAGTCTAAAGCCATCCTAAAAAGCGGCGCCATCAGAGGCAAACAAATCACGTGGGGCGACACTCACCACCCTGCTTTAACCGAGAAAAACGGCGAATACGTCGGCGATTATCTTTTCATCAACGACAAAGCCAACCCTCGCATCGCGGTTATAAATTTGCACGATTTCGAAACTACTCAAATCGTCGTTAATCCAATCGTAAAAAGCGAACACGGCGGCAGCTTCATCACTCCAAATAGCGAATACGTCATCGAAGCGGCGCAGTACGCGGCTCCGCTAGATAACGGCTACCACTCGATAGACGAGTACGAAAGCGCATACCGCGGCGCGGTAACGTTTTGGAAATTTGACTATCCAAAAGGTAAGATAGACGAGAAAGCATCCTTCTCGCTCGAGCTTCCTCCGTACTGGCAGGACCTAAGCGACGCCGGTAAGGGCGAGAGTTTCGGTTGGGCGTTTACAAACTCGATAAACTCCGAGATGTATACGGGCGGTATCGAAAAGGGCTTGCCTCCGTTTGAAGCGGGCGCGAGCAGAAACGACACTGACTATTTGCACATTTATAACTGGCAAATTTTAGAAAAGCTAGCTCAGGATAAGAAAAACTACATGGAGATAAACGGTCATAGAGTAGTTACCATAGACGCCGCGGTTAAAGCCGGCGCGTTATTTTTGATCCCTGAGCCAAAGAGCCCGCACGGCGTAGACGTCACTCCTGACGGCCGCTATATCGTTATCGGCGGCAAGCTAGATACTCATGCGACGGTTTATGATTTTAAAAAGATCAAAAACCTAATCGATAAAAAAGAGTTTGCCGGCACCGATCCGTACGGCATCCCTGTGCTTGATATGGCAAAGAGCTTGCAAGGACAAGTCGAACTTGGCCTTGGACCTCTGCACAACTCTTTTGACGAAAAAGACGGCATCATCTATACCTCTCTTTACGTCGATAGCCAGATCGTGAAATGGGACTACAAAAATCTAAAAGTTCTAGATAGGATCAACGTCCACTACAACATCGGACACCTTGATACTATGGAGGGAAAATCGTCAAAACCTAAGGGAAAATACGCTATCGCTCTTGATAAACTTTCGATCGATCGCTTTAACCCGGTCGGCCCTCTTCACCCGCAAAACCACCAGCTAATCGACATAGCCGGCTCAAAAATGGAGCTTTTATACGATATGCCGATACCTCTGGGCGAACCTCACGACGTAGTTTCGATCGCGGCTAGCAAGCTAAAACCGGCTACCACCTATGCCATGGGAACAAACTCTCGCACCGGTAAAGAAAGTCCGTTCGCAACTCTTGCCGGACAAGAAAGAGTCGAGCGCAACGGCAAAAACGTAACCGTCTATGCTACGATGATCAGAAGCCACATCAATCCTGAGCATATCGAGGTAAATAAAGGCGACAACGTAACCATCCACCTAACCAACCTGGAGCGCGCCCAGGACGAGACTCACGGCTTTACCGTGGATCTTTATAACATCCACGCGTCTTTAGAGCCTGGTAAAACAGCGACCGTAAATTTCGTAGCGGACGAAGAGGGCGTATTCCCTTACTACTGCACAGAGTTTTGCTCTGCGCTGCACCTTGAGATGATGGGTTACTTGCTAGTTAAAGATCCGAACAAAAAATACGAATCCGCCAAAGCAAGCAAGCTAAAAACCCTAAGTCCAGAAGCTCTAAAAGCCGAATACGATAAAGTAATCGCTACAAACAAAGCTACCGACGAAGTTATCCAAAGCGTCGTTACGTATTTAAAAGAGAAGCATTATGAAAAATATCCTAAGGTAAAAGAGCTAGTTACCGACGCTCTGGATCAGTACGGCAAAATCCCTGAAGTAAAAGCAAAAGCCGACGAAGCCTACAAAAAAGGCGACGTAAACGGCGCGATACTATGGGAGTACCAAGTATGGCAGTATATGGTTAAAACCGCGGACGTCGGCCTAAGAGCTAAAAACAATCTCGCTAAAGAGATCGCCACACCTATGAGCCCGGCTGCCGCCAAAGGCGAGGAAGCCTATCTAAAAGGCGGTTGTAACGGCTGCCACGTCATCGGTCAGGTTAGCTCGGGTCCAGATCTAACCGGCGTTCTTTTGCGTCACGAAAACGGCGAGAAATGGGTGTTTGACTTTATCAAAGATCCAGCTAAATTTTACGGCGACGAGTATATCAAGTCTATGATCGATTACTTTAACCTAAGAATGCCTAATCAGCACATGAGCGATCAAGAGATCAAAGATATCATCGAATACCTAAAATGGATCGACGAAAACGCGGGAATGTAG
- a CDS encoding SCO family protein, with protein MKKLLIVLILILTVLGVGYLAFYSNKYAPNGQSANVAEGLKNYDFTGKGTNGAVSLKSFEGKNKIIYFGYTSCPDVCPATLGILSGVLNELKRDDIVVIFVTLDPERDEPKNVDEYAKYFYPNSYGIVLDNLPNVAKSYGVKYQKVLLEKSVMEYSVAHSSSLYVLDKNDKFVAEISNLTAQNIKKTLENLK; from the coding sequence ATGAAAAAGCTTCTTATCGTACTTATACTGATTTTAACGGTTCTTGGCGTAGGTTATCTCGCATTTTATTCAAACAAATACGCCCCTAACGGTCAAAGCGCAAACGTCGCCGAGGGTCTAAAAAATTACGATTTTACCGGCAAGGGCACAAACGGCGCGGTGAGTCTAAAGAGCTTTGAGGGTAAAAATAAGATTATATACTTTGGCTACACCTCGTGTCCGGACGTCTGCCCTGCGACTTTAGGTATCTTAAGCGGCGTGTTAAACGAGCTTAAAAGAGACGATATCGTCGTGATTTTCGTCACTCTCGATCCGGAGCGCGACGAGCCTAAAAACGTCGATGAGTACGCAAAGTATTTTTATCCGAATTCTTACGGCATAGTATTAGACAATCTGCCTAATGTTGCAAAAAGCTACGGCGTGAAGTATCAAAAGGTGCTGCTGGAAAAATCGGTCATGGAGTACTCCGTCGCTCATAGCTCCTCGCTATACGTACTAGATAAAAACGATAAATTCGTCGCCGAGATCTCCAATCTAACGGCGCAAAATATCAAAAAAACGCTGGAAAATCTGAAATAA
- a CDS encoding copper chaperone PCu(A)C: MKSKFLALSLLAASLGFANAADIEIVDIYAKATPPGAKNTALFFDIKNNTDKPVKLVGASSPAAATGEIHTHKEVDGMKKMVQIENIEVPAMGEANLKPGGLHVMLMNIKAPIKEGDKLDATLEFDNGQKLELKDIVAKAVVAKKDGEHGHDHGGHHKH, translated from the coding sequence ATGAAAAGCAAATTTTTAGCTTTATCTCTATTAGCCGCCTCTTTGGGCTTTGCAAATGCCGCAGATATCGAGATCGTTGATATCTACGCCAAGGCTACACCTCCCGGCGCAAAAAATACGGCTCTGTTTTTCGACATCAAAAATAACACAGATAAGCCAGTAAAACTAGTCGGCGCTAGCTCTCCGGCGGCCGCTACGGGCGAGATACATACGCACAAAGAAGTAGACGGCATGAAAAAGATGGTGCAAATAGAAAATATCGAGGTGCCTGCGATGGGCGAGGCAAATTTAAAACCGGGCGGTCTGCACGTAATGCTGATGAATATCAAAGCTCCGATCAAGGAAGGCGACAAACTAGACGCTACGCTAGAGTTTGATAACGGACAAAAACTCGAGCTAAAAGATATCGTCGCAAAAGCGGTCGTAGCTAAAAAAGACGGCGAACACGGACACGATCACGGCGGACACCACAAGCATTAA
- a CDS encoding L,D-transpeptidase family protein: MKKLLGLLIFYAFFSQILLAEALADANLTGAKYWLKKLGAADVRYGYYEAKTKIIVVNKAQKTLQSFEYAGGALKEIFSQSVITGKSGDKFKEGDLKTPVGVYDVTDKFTPSDPFYGPLAMSLSYPNAHDKAAQKTGGGIWIHGLPMKGKRDDEVKTRGCVAFNNDALVKFGKLIGSEGVVIISESQKVDASKDDIARVLAHLHEWLQAWRDNETKIYLGFYADEFVKIEGKNALTRAKFAENKKRIFALNEKKSIKASNFSVTPYPNVKGQNLFRVVFDEDYAAPSHEFKGKKELYVRLDKDKFKILTEK; the protein is encoded by the coding sequence TTGAAAAAATTACTCGGCTTACTTATTTTTTATGCTTTTTTTTCTCAAATTTTACTCGCCGAGGCTTTAGCGGACGCAAATTTGACGGGCGCTAAATACTGGCTAAAAAAGCTAGGCGCAGCCGACGTCAGATACGGCTACTACGAGGCTAAGACCAAAATCATCGTCGTAAATAAAGCGCAAAAAACCCTGCAAAGCTTCGAGTATGCAGGCGGCGCGCTGAAGGAAATTTTCTCGCAAAGCGTGATAACGGGCAAAAGCGGGGATAAATTTAAAGAAGGCGACCTAAAAACGCCGGTCGGAGTTTATGACGTTACCGATAAATTTACGCCGTCCGATCCCTTTTACGGGCCGCTCGCTATGTCGCTATCATACCCGAACGCCCACGACAAAGCCGCTCAAAAAACGGGCGGAGGCATCTGGATACACGGTCTGCCGATGAAAGGCAAACGCGACGATGAAGTAAAAACGCGCGGCTGCGTGGCGTTTAACAACGACGCGCTGGTAAAATTCGGCAAACTAATCGGCAGCGAGGGCGTCGTGATAATCAGCGAAAGCCAGAAGGTAGACGCTAGCAAAGACGACATCGCGCGCGTGCTGGCGCATCTGCACGAATGGCTGCAGGCGTGGCGAGATAACGAAACTAAAATTTACCTCGGCTTTTACGCGGACGAATTTGTAAAGATAGAGGGCAAAAATGCGCTAACGAGAGCCAAATTTGCCGAAAATAAAAAGAGAATTTTCGCGCTAAACGAAAAAAAGAGCATAAAAGCTTCAAATTTTAGCGTGACGCCGTATCCAAACGTCAAAGGGCAAAATCTTTTTAGGGTGGTTTTTGATGAGGATTACGCTGCGCCTAGTCACGAATTTAAAGGAAAAAAAGAGCTCTATGTGCGCCTAGATAAAGATAAATTTAAAATCTTAACGGAGAAGTAA
- the cmeU gene encoding CmeU family protein encodes MQEKKEIVKNQIEEILKARSEFFAELDRQVPKVAGTDVFDFAAVKEADLKALYAKFYSYDYSIRKLLPNVYEAFGVKFNV; translated from the coding sequence ATGCAAGAAAAAAAAGAAATAGTAAAAAATCAAATCGAGGAAATTTTAAAGGCTAGGAGCGAGTTTTTCGCCGAGCTAGACCGCCAGGTGCCAAAGGTTGCGGGCACGGACGTGTTTGACTTTGCGGCGGTTAAGGAAGCTGATCTAAAGGCTCTCTACGCCAAATTTTACTCTTACGATTATAGTATTAGGAAGCTACTTCCTAACGTTTATGAGGCGTTTGGTGTAAAATTTAATGTCTGA
- a CDS encoding alanine racemase, giving the protein MSELVLNRSAYIHNLTKICAKAGGKDRVILVLKDNAYGHGAALVGREAASYGIKFCAVKNEVEARELEPFFEHILILSHIPNGGESERFIYSVNDISLIAKFKKGARVHIAVDTLMHRNGVSVGEVRAACESALAHGLQICGAFTHFRSAEELSSDYFVQRRNFAAAKAVVREICGDGLVFHSHNSAATERFGELADEYVRVGIAAYGYAQFDDSLGLKRVASLWAHKVSGRVLKKGQCAGYGAKFCASEDMQIAVYDLGYGDGLLRYTGEGELKTAGGQRLLGKMSMDSFCCEDAGDRICVFDDARVWADFFGTISYDVLTKLSPSISRRFE; this is encoded by the coding sequence ATGTCTGAACTCGTTTTAAACAGATCCGCCTACATCCATAATCTAACCAAAATTTGCGCCAAAGCAGGCGGCAAAGATCGCGTGATTTTGGTGCTAAAAGACAATGCCTACGGTCACGGAGCGGCGCTTGTGGGGCGTGAGGCGGCGAGCTACGGTATTAAATTTTGTGCGGTCAAAAACGAAGTCGAGGCGCGCGAGCTGGAGCCGTTTTTCGAGCATATTCTCATCCTTTCGCATATTCCTAACGGCGGCGAGAGCGAGCGATTTATCTACTCAGTAAACGACATTTCGCTGATTGCTAAATTTAAAAAAGGCGCACGCGTGCATATCGCCGTCGATACGCTCATGCACCGAAACGGCGTCTCGGTGGGCGAAGTGCGCGCGGCATGCGAGTCGGCCTTGGCGCACGGACTGCAAATTTGCGGCGCATTTACGCACTTTAGAAGCGCCGAAGAGCTTAGTAGCGATTATTTCGTGCAGAGGCGAAATTTCGCCGCGGCAAAAGCCGTGGTGCGCGAAATTTGCGGCGACGGTTTGGTCTTTCACTCGCATAACTCTGCTGCGACCGAGCGCTTCGGCGAGCTAGCGGACGAGTACGTGCGCGTGGGCATCGCCGCCTACGGCTACGCGCAGTTTGACGATAGTTTGGGGCTAAAGCGCGTGGCGTCGCTCTGGGCGCATAAAGTTAGCGGTAGAGTACTAAAAAAAGGGCAATGCGCGGGCTACGGCGCTAAATTTTGCGCGAGCGAGGATATGCAAATCGCCGTTTACGACCTGGGCTACGGCGACGGGCTGCTGCGATACACGGGCGAGGGCGAGCTAAAGACGGCGGGCGGACAGCGACTGCTTGGCAAAATGTCGATGGATAGCTTTTGCTGCGAAGACGCGGGCGATAGAATTTGCGTATTTGACGATGCGCGCGTTTGGGCGGATTTTTTCGGTACGATCAGTTATGATGTTTTGACTAAGCTTTCGCCTAGTATCTCAAGGCGGTTTGAGTAA
- a CDS encoding TIGR01777 family oxidoreductase — translation MKIAVNGTSGFIGGELCRFFRAKGHEVVAIPRAAYADKDALKNLIGGCDAVINLAGASIAARWSEAYKKQLRASRIETTRALVCAINELENPPFFISASAVGIYENGLSHDESSVKFDRGFLGELACEWESEAAKARTQTAIFRLGVVLGRGGALAKMLPAFRLGLGGKLGSGEQAFCWIHIADLLEAFKFTLQNRQSGVFNLVSPHPSTNVKFTQILGEVLGRPTFFKVPKFALNLMFGEGSIVLLEGAKVYPKALIESGFSFKFSDLKTALEDILK, via the coding sequence ATGAAAATAGCCGTAAACGGCACGAGCGGATTTATCGGCGGCGAGCTTTGCAGATTTTTTAGAGCCAAAGGTCACGAGGTCGTAGCCATACCGCGAGCCGCCTACGCAGACAAAGACGCGCTCAAAAACCTCATCGGCGGCTGCGATGCGGTTATAAATTTAGCAGGCGCTTCTATCGCCGCAAGGTGGAGCGAGGCGTATAAAAAGCAGCTTCGCGCAAGCAGGATAGAGACGACTCGCGCGCTGGTTTGCGCTATAAACGAGCTAGAAAATCCGCCCTTTTTCATCAGCGCTTCGGCTGTGGGTATCTACGAAAACGGCCTTAGTCACGACGAGAGCTCGGTCAAATTTGACCGCGGATTTTTGGGCGAACTAGCATGCGAGTGGGAGAGCGAGGCCGCCAAAGCGCGGACGCAAACGGCGATATTTCGCCTAGGCGTGGTGCTGGGGCGAGGTGGCGCACTGGCTAAGATGCTGCCCGCATTTAGGCTCGGTCTTGGCGGAAAGCTCGGTAGCGGAGAGCAGGCGTTTTGCTGGATTCACATCGCTGATTTGCTGGAAGCGTTTAAATTTACCCTACAAAACCGTCAAAGCGGCGTCTTTAATCTCGTTTCGCCACACCCTAGCACCAACGTCAAGTTTACTCAAATTTTAGGCGAGGTTTTGGGGCGACCGACGTTTTTTAAAGTGCCTAAATTTGCGTTAAATTTGATGTTTGGCGAGGGATCAATCGTGCTACTTGAGGGTGCGAAAGTCTATCCCAAAGCCTTGATAGAGAGCGGATTTAGCTTTAAATTTAGCGATCTAAAAACGGCGCTTGAAGATATTTTAAAGTAA